One genomic window of Aerosakkonema funiforme FACHB-1375 includes the following:
- a CDS encoding PP2C family protein-serine/threonine phosphatase, producing MKSRFTGLSDPGRVRLVNQDAFYVDPDGRFFIVADGMGGHAGGEEASWIATQTIKSYLNEHWDSEEKSPDLLEAAFWKANQAIVQDQQKHPERSDMGTTAVVVLFRRQEAWTAHVGDSRLYRLRDAKLEKITEDHTWVARALKAGVLSPAQARVHPWRHMLSQCVGREDLAQVEIQSLDVQVGDRLLLCSDGLTEELTDVAISSYLQSPLWEQAACDLVDAAKEQGGRDNITVVIVAIEASTDK from the coding sequence ATGAAAAGTCGCTTCACGGGTCTTTCTGACCCCGGACGTGTTCGTCTGGTGAACCAGGATGCTTTCTATGTTGACCCCGATGGGCGATTTTTTATCGTTGCAGATGGGATGGGCGGACACGCTGGGGGCGAAGAAGCAAGTTGGATTGCGACCCAAACAATTAAGTCCTACCTAAACGAACATTGGGATTCGGAGGAAAAGTCGCCAGATCTGCTGGAGGCAGCTTTCTGGAAGGCAAATCAGGCGATCGTCCAAGATCAGCAAAAACATCCGGAACGCTCGGATATGGGCACAACAGCAGTGGTGGTGCTGTTTAGGCGACAAGAAGCTTGGACAGCTCATGTGGGTGATTCTCGTCTCTATCGGCTGCGGGACGCAAAGCTGGAAAAAATTACTGAAGATCATACTTGGGTGGCTCGTGCGCTCAAAGCTGGCGTCCTCAGTCCAGCGCAAGCAAGGGTTCATCCTTGGCGACATATGTTATCTCAGTGTGTGGGTCGCGAGGATTTAGCACAGGTAGAAATACAATCCCTAGATGTGCAAGTGGGCGATCGTCTTTTGCTGTGCAGCGATGGATTGACTGAAGAACTTACTGATGTAGCGATCTCTTCCTACCTCCAGTCCCCTCTCTGGGAACAAGCAGCTTGCGACCTCGTAGACGCAGCTAAAGAACAAGGTGGTCGAGACAACATCACTGTGGTGATTGTGGCAATAGAAGCCTCTACTGATAAGTAG
- a CDS encoding NblA/ycf18 family protein, translating into MNSPIELSLEQQFSIFSFKSQVEKMNLEQAQDFLVKLYEQMVVREATYQNLLKHQWGLESNPHFE; encoded by the coding sequence ATGAATTCACCCATCGAACTGTCTCTCGAACAACAATTCAGCATCTTTTCCTTTAAGAGCCAGGTTGAAAAAATGAACTTGGAGCAAGCACAAGACTTTTTAGTCAAGCTCTACGAACAAATGGTAGTGCGCGAAGCGACCTATCAGAATCTTTTGAAGCACCAATGGGGCTTGGAATCAAACCCTCACTTTGAGTAG